One region of Culex pipiens pallens isolate TS chromosome 2, TS_CPP_V2, whole genome shotgun sequence genomic DNA includes:
- the LOC120426487 gene encoding retinol dehydrogenase 14 isoform X2 has translation MSLLDWDSPLSIVAFAVTSVAVLLSLVKYYLYVTCGKLTTSRNMEGKTVIITGANSGIGKETARDLAKRGARVIMACRNMETAKEARDEIVKDSGNEAVFVKKLDLSSQASVREFAAEVLKTENKLDVLIHNAGFAQTFKKTKSVDGIEFTMATNHYGPFLLTHLLIDLLKKSAPSRIVVVASELYRFASVDLNNLNPLTSIPAMLYYVSKSANIMFTRELSRRLEGTNVTVNCLHPGMIDSGIWRNVPFPLTLPMSIIKAFFKTNAEGAQTTLYLACSPEVEGISGKYFRDCKEAGLTNGICDMERAKKLWEESAKMVKLGASDPKI, from the exons ATGTCACTGCTAGATTGGGACAGTCCCCTTAGCATCGTAGCGTTTGCCGTTACATCCGTAGCCGTTCTACTATCACTGGTCAAGTACTACTTGTACGTTACCTGCGGAAAGCTCACAACTAGC CGAAACATGGAAGGAAAAACCGTCATCATCACCGGCGCCAACTCGGGCATTGGCAAGGAAACTGCCCGGGATTTGGCCAAACGCGGTGCTCGCGTCATCATGGCCTGCCGGAACATGGAAACGGCCAAGGAGGCTCGAG ATGAAATCGTCAAGGACTCCGGCAACGAGGCCGTCTTCGTGAAGAAGCTGGACCTCAGCTCGCAGGCTTCGGTGCGTGAGTTCGCCGCCGAAGTGCTCAAAACGGAGAACAAGCTGGACGTACTGATCCACAACGCTGGGTTTGCGCAAACCTTCAAGAAGACCAAGAGCGTCGACGGAATCGAGTTCACCATGGCCACCAACCACTACGGCCCGTTCCTGTTGACCCACTTGTTGATCGACCTGCTCAAGAAGTCCGCCCCGAGTCGGATCGTGGTTGTTGCCTCCGAACTCTATCGTTTCGCTTCGGTAGACTTAAACAACCTGAACCCACTCACCAGCATTCCGGCGATGCTGTACTACGTGTCCAAATCGGCGAACATCATGTTCACCCGGGAACTGTCCCGCCGTCTGGAGGGAACCAACGTGACCGTAAACTGCCTGCACCCGGGCATGATCGATTCTGGAATTTGGCGCAACGTCCCGTTCCCGCTAACGCTTCCGATGAGCATTATCAAGGCGTTCTTCAAGACTAACGCCGAGGGAGCCCAAACGACGCTCTATCTGGCCTGCTCGCCGGAAGTGGAAGGCATTAGCGGAAAGTACTTCCGCGACTGTAAGGAGGCCGGACTGACCAACGGAATTTGCGACATGGAGCGCGCCAAAAAGTTGTGGGAGGAGTCGGCGAAGATGGTGAAGTTGGGCGCAAGTGATCCGAAGATTTGA